A window of the Arachis duranensis cultivar V14167 chromosome 5, aradu.V14167.gnm2.J7QH, whole genome shotgun sequence genome harbors these coding sequences:
- the LOC107489585 gene encoding uncharacterized protein LOC107489585, with translation MGKRGTRLPGFCLNRIRPHARMRSPPIIQEAKKNDDSTTKTGDQNTKNENSSGSCEETPKEEAKAGVVIGRKIMIVVDSSLEAKGAVQWALTHTVQNQDKIILLHVIKPSNKQATEVESSKERAPRAYELACSFKSMCNVKRPEVSSSVNLFFTRL, from the exons ATGGGAAAGAGAGGAACAAGGTTACCAGGCTTTTGCCTGAACAGAATTAGGCCTCATGCTCGAATGCGATCGCCCCCGATAATACAAGAAGCCAAGAAGAACGATGACTCGACCACGAAAACCGGTGATCAGAATACAAAGAATGAGAATTCTAGCGGCAGTTGTGAGGAGACACCAAAGGAAGAAGCGAAAGCCGGGGTTGTAATTGGTCGGAAGATTATGATTGTGGTTGATTCTAGCCTTGAAGCTAAAGGTGCTGTGCAATGGGCTCTAACTCACACGGTTCAGAACCAGGACAAAATTATTCTTCTTCATGTGATCAAGCCTTCTAATAAACAAG CCACTGAAGTAGAATCCAGCAAGGAGAGAGCTCCAAGGGCTTATGAACTTGCTTGTTCTTTTAAGAGCATGTGCAATGTGAAGAGGCCGGAGGTGAGTTCATCAGTTAACTTGTTTTTTACGAGACTCTAA